The proteins below are encoded in one region of Mangifera indica cultivar Alphonso chromosome 7, CATAS_Mindica_2.1, whole genome shotgun sequence:
- the LOC123221953 gene encoding uncharacterized protein LOC123221953, translating to MTPQNAFRVTEMELGLIYDRLYTKATLLYGRYIFILRLITFLLTCFVFLFFTFLQSKDKYSNIDICITFLLLAVGIFLDIYSALLILSSDRFYARLNFDKKVYTSKFRICSQPSKGPRWSNKMHQMSFLSSFLKLPWLRSKLVCYGFEEISEDFQNSVFQYFKEKAATSRRENNSLQGTEGDDWMGSEAPKFEQDPAKAILFWHIVTEVSFYLDRDGEDTKKQAAEIVASCEISRRISRYMFYLLVKHPSMVSVGITQVNLQRTANTAYRLSRYHSTEKETCESFLRGDTGGDQTLLDAISCFRRVKQEKEDLKEKWEMLREIWMEMMGNAAKKCKGREHGQQLRNGGEFLTHVWLLMAHFGLTDHFQLSDQHHYANVIAK from the exons ATGACTCCTCAAAATGCTTTTAGAGTGACTGAAATGGAGCTTGGATTGATATATGATCGTCTTTATACCAAGGCAACTTTACTCTATGGACGTTACATCTTCATCCTGCGCCTCATCACTTTTCTTCTCACCTGTTTTGTCTTccttttctttacttttcttcAAAGCAAAGACAAGTATTCAAACATTGACATTTGCATAACATTCCTTTTACTAGCCGTAGGTATTTTTCTAGACATATATTCAGCATTACTCATACTCTCCTCAGACAGATTTTACGCTAggttaaattttgataaaaaggtCTACACCTCAAAATTCCGAATTTGTTCTCAACCATCGAAGGGTCCTAGGTGGTCAAATAAAATGCATCAGATGAGCTTTCTGAGCAGCTTCTTGAAGCTCCCGTGGTTGCGTTCCAAATTGGTCTGTTATGGATTTGAAGAAATCTCCGAAGACTTTCAAAATTCAGTCTTCCagtatttcaaagaaaaagcTGCCACAAGCCGAAGAGAAAACAATAGTTTACAAGGAACAGAAGGCGATGATTGGATGGGTAGTGAAGCTCCCAAGTTTGAGCAAGACCCGGCAAAAGCCATTTTATTCTGGCACATTGTTACAGAAGTTTCCTTCTATTTGGATCGAGATGGAGAGGATACTAAGAAGCAGGCTGCTGAAATTGTTGCAAGTTGTGAAATTAGCAGACGAATCTCTAGATACATGTTCTATCTCTTAGTAAAGCATCCTTCCATGGTATCCGTTGGCATAACTCAGGTTAACCTTCAAAGGACAGCTAACACCGCTTACAGACTGTCACGTTACCATTCAACTGAAAAAGAAACATGCGAAAGTTTCTTGAGAGGAGATACTGGAGGAGATCAAACTTTACTTGATGCGATTTCGTGTTTCAGAAGAGTGAAGCAAGAGAAAGAG GATTTAAAAGAGAAGTGGGAGATGCTTCGTGAGATTTGGATGGAAATGATGGGAAATGCAGCAAAAAAATGCAAAGGGAGGGAGCATGGCCAACAGCTTAGAAATGGTGGAGAGTTCCTCACTCATGTATGGCTTCTCATGGCACACTTTGGATTAACCGACCACTTTCAGCTATCAGACCAACATCATTATGCAAATGTGATTGCAAAGTAG